From Fusarium oxysporum f. sp. lycopersici 4287 chromosome 10, whole genome shotgun sequence, the proteins below share one genomic window:
- a CDS encoding CMGC protein kinase, with product MWDQLTLIGPNGSHDCLVLDLVGPNIADIIDSHCRGDRQPSHAAKSISRQVLQGIDYLASNGIGHGDLHTRNIALEIPELHLLSERDLIARLGDPEMGLVTRRDGKPLSSNIPTCIVRPSSFRHKDVQRLLSSPSIKIIDFGEAFFNHDTLNTLHTALPVRAPEIVFGDRLNNRVDLWSTGCLIFELVTGQPPFDVVMLTPPMLVQQMIELIDDELPSRWQVKWQETKREASQEKDDWTLQSWMEEVYFDNDKPLEFTRREIRAVAKLIARLMRFEPSTRATPSELLADSWFQ from the exons ATGTGGGATCAACTCACTCTTATTGGCCCCAATGGCTCACACGATTGTTTAGTATTGGATCTCGTTGGGCCCAATATTGCAGACATCATTGATAGCCACTGCAGAGGTGACAGACAGCCGTCTCACGCTGCAAAGTCGATCTCGAGACAGGTATTGCAAGGGATCGATTATCTTGCTTCCAACGGCATCGGGCATGGTG ACCTTCACACTAGGAATATTGCTCTGGAGATTCCGGAGCTGCATTTGCTAAGCGAAAGAGATTTAATTGCTAGGCTTGGTGACCCTGAGATGGGCTTAGTCACCAGGCGAGACGGCAAGCCCTTGTCATCCAATATACCAACATGTATCGTCCGACCTTCATCTTTCAGACACAAGGACGTCCAACGTCTGCTCTCGTCGCCATCTATCAAGATAATTGACTTTGGTGAAGCTTTCTTCAACCACGATACGCTCAATACATTACATACCGCGCTACCAGTACGCGCACCAGAGATTGTGTTTGGAGACCGACTCAATAACCGAGTAGACTTATGGAGCACAGGATGTCTG ATCTTTGAGCTGGTGACTGGACAGCCCCCGTTTGACGTTGTCATGTTAACTCCCCCAATGTTGGTTCAACAAATGATAGAGCTTATAGACGATGAGCTGCCATCAAGATGGCAAGTGAAATGGCAAGAAACGAAAAGGGAGGCGTCACAGGAAAAGGATGATTGGACGTTGCAAAGttggatggaagaagtttATTTCGACAATGACAAACCCCTAGAGTTCACAAGGCGTGAGATAAGGGCCGTAGCAAAGTTGATTGCTCGACTGATGAGATTTGAACCATCAACTCGGGCTACACCAAGCGAGCTTCTAGCTGATTCTTGGTTTCAATAA
- a CDS encoding CMGC protein kinase — MEAIGIVTSVLSLISSSTELLRAVQYLHFRMDNEHENYLRSLGKLEDVIDRIRTKLPKVNGIMPKDLGETIDLATKRAIEDVGSTRQLLGRVLHDTGTTSSRAATWGTRRPNYSSKTTSARSRELVQVSQETATFVGLLDTFEGADHYALDPPFYDFGNSSRPIFDDVEAIKPGGTSQVFRVGIHLSHIPDYGGESRKEVAFAVKKIYSESSQDYARERDAYRRMSLAQNPHPHIVPLFATYRMEGKYHFVFPSANCDLATYWRTQPRPSNDKRSLGWFGWQMRGLADAVSTIHGQKGQARDVQGVHGDIKPENILCFGSNDNDRWPGFALSDFGSSYFCTPEERDIPKGLKHTPAYRAPEIDTTNVGITQAYDIWSLGCVFAEAIAWFYDGKAGIAKLIDARLDEESNSSNRDAFFYVKYDFNKRGGLSAKLKPEIQRLIISLRRSSRSSLFMDDMLYIVLEGMLKVNMSERMSAREILDALTRMCIKLENDPAYSESRGNSDEEMVHHTQHASRRRLDNTVDANYYTNTTTQSLSDAQISLKPRFACPFHKAGILVSVHHRACEGPGWIDVNKVKEHLFRCHLPKKYRGKHICRRCDTSFETDELLLAHQHQETPCPKRKPEAIYGMLSREQAARLRSLKRKSSKESEEDRWFDIYRIAFPSFNRMLENVSPYHESNTTSLSTLNSTSSNGISQYKDYLRNRGAEEYAAKLAKMGISVTLEAAAKLLELQVKDLETFDETMREPVRAYGIPTDADHEKAGNSAPSDLSGSSDLFGPIQLLARYADDEEH, encoded by the exons ATGGAGGCCATTGGTATTGTTACTTCTGTCTTGAGCCTTATCAGCTCCTCAACTGAACTTCTGAGAGCGGTTCAATATCTTCATTTTCGAATGGACAATGAGCACGAGAATTATCTTCGCTCTTTGGGAaagcttgaagatgtcatCGACAGGATTCGTACAAAGCTCCCCAAGGTCAATGGAATCATGCCTAAGGACCTGGGAGAAACCATCGATCTCGCCACAAAGAGAGCCATTGAAGACGTCGGTAGTACTAGGCAGTTGCTTGGCAGGGTTTTGCACGATACTGGCACAACTTCGTCTAGAGCGGCAACTTGGGGAACTCGTCGGCCAAATTATTCTAGCAAGACAACTTCTGCGCGATCGAGAGAGCTCGTACAAGTGTCGCAGGAAACTGCAACTTTCGTTGGTCTTTTAGACACTTTTGAGGGAGCTGATCACTACGCGCTTGATCCGCCATTCTACGATTTCGGAAACTCTTCCAGGCCCATATTCGACGACGTTGAAGCTATAAAGCCCGGAGGGACGTCGCAGGTGTTTCGAGTTGGAATCCACCTGAGCCACATTCCCGACTATGGGGGAGAAAGCAGAAAAGAAGTCGCATTCGCTGTAAAGAAGATCTACAGTGAAAGTTCTCAGGACTACGCTCGCGAGCGAGACGCTTATCGAAGAATGAGTCTTGCCCAAAACCCCCATCCCCACATTGTCCCCCTTTTCGCGACCTACAGAATGGAGGGTAAATATCATTTTGTCTTTCCTTCTGCGAATTGCGATCTCGCCACTTATTGGAGAACACAGCCTAGACCAAGCAATGACAAGCGCAGTCTTGGATGGTTCGGTTGGCAGATGAGAGGGCTTGCAGATGCTGTATCTACTATCCATGGACAGAAAGGCCAAGCTAGAGACGTTCAGGGGGTCCATGGTGATATCAAGCCAGAGAATATCCTCTGCTTTGGCTCCAATGATAATGATAGATGGCCAGGATTCGCTCTTTCGGACTTCGGATCTTCATACTTTTGCACTCCCGAAGAGAGAGATATCCCCAAGGGCCTCAAACACACGCCAGCCTATCGCGCCCCGGAGATCGATACCACGAATGTGGGCATTACACAGGCCTACGATATCTGGAGTCTTGGCTGTGTCTTTGCAGAAGCCATCGCTTGGTTCTACGATGGCAAAGCCGGTATCGCGAAGCTGATCGACGCTCGACTTGATGAAGAAAGCAACAGTTCTAATCGAGATGCTTTCTTTTATGTGAAGTACGACTTCAACAAGAGAGGTGGGCTTTCGGCGAAACTCAAGCCTGAGATCCAAAGA CTGATCATATCCCTTCGTAGGAGCTCTCGATCGTCCCTCTTCATGGATGACATGCTCTATATCGTCCTGGAAGGGATGCTCAAAGTCAACATGAGTGAGAGAATGTCAGCTCGGGAGATCCTCGACGCCCTGACCCGAATGTGCATCAAGTTGGAGAACGACCCAGCTTATTCTGAATCTCGCGGCAACAGTGATGAAGAAATG GTCCACCACACTCAGCATGCCAGTCGACGACGACTCGATAACACGGTCGATGCGAATTATTATACCAACACAACAACCCAGAGTCTCAGTGACGCCCAAATCAGTCTGAAACCTCGCTTTGCATGCCCCTTTCACAAGGCAGGTATACTGGTCTCCGTTCACCATCGAGCTTGTGAAGGTCCAGGGTGGATTGATGTCAACAAAGTCAA GGAGCATCTCTTCCGCTGCCACCTTCCAAAGAAGTACAGAGGCAAACATATTTGCCGCCGATGTGACACCAGCTTCGAAACAGACGAGCTCCTCCtggctcatcaacatcaagagaCACCATGCCCTAAAAGGAAGCCAGAGGCAATTTACGGCATGTTGAGTAGAGAGCAAGCTGCTCGACTCCGTTCCCTCAAGAGGAAGTCATCGAAAGAAAGTGAAGAGGACCGATGGTTCGATATCTACCGGATCGCATTTCCGAGCTTCAATCGGATGCTGGAGAATGTCTCACCAT atcacGAATCCAACACCACCTCCCTCAGTACCTTAAACTCAACAAGCTCGAACGGAATATCTCAGTACAAAGACTATCTCCGCAACCGTGGTGCCGAAGAGTATGCCGCCAAATTAGCGAAAATGGGCATCAGCGTCACACTCGAGGCAGCTGCAAAACTTCTCGAGCTGCAGGTCAAGGACCTTGAGACCTTTGATGAGACCATGCGAGAGCCTGTTCGTGCCTACGGAATTCCAACTGATGCAGATCACGAGAAGGCCGGAAACAGTGCCCCCTCAGATCTCAGTGGCTCATCTGATCTTTTCGGCCCAATTCAGCTGCTGGCCAGATatgcagatgatgaggaaCATTGA